From one Culex quinquefasciatus strain JHB chromosome 3, VPISU_Cqui_1.0_pri_paternal, whole genome shotgun sequence genomic stretch:
- the LOC6043445 gene encoding COMM domain-containing protein 4: protein MKFRFCGEGDCPDWVLAEIHSNLAVLGVEQLAEVAQHVAKCIAGGEEVPEDKVRAIFEITKGTMDSPKAAFACIRFLLVSAARFSTESSVFGTELQQLGLPKDHTTVMCRVLEEYVGQIRTKLWQSSLTINELENVTSTIPENTIDCVQLQLGIKNEIINGVPQRTTHAVNINRCDVPVLLKELKTIKAIMDGYDYEAKHSELK from the exons AAATTTCGCTTCTGCGGAGAGGGTGACTGCCCGGACTGGGTGCTGGCGGAGATCCATTCCAACTTGGCCGTGCTGGGGGTGGAACAGCTTGCCGAGGTGGCCCAACATGTCGCCAAATGCATCGCGGGCGGCGAAGAGGTTCCG GAAGATAAAGTTCGGGCcatttttgaaatcaccaaggGAACGATGGACTCTCCGAAGGCGGCCTTCGCCTGTATCCGGTTTCTGCTGGTAAGTGCGGCCCGTTTTAGCACGGAAAGTTCCGTTTTTGGTACGGAACTTCAGCAGCTTGGACTGCCCAAAGATCACACCACGGTCATGTGCCGTGTGCTCGAAGAATACGTGGGTCAAATCCGGACCAAACTTTGGCAGTCTAGTTTGACCATAAATGAGCTGGAAAACGTCACCAGCACCATTCCGGAAAACACAATAGATTGCGTCCAGCTGCAGTTGGGGATCAAAAATGAAATCATCAACGGTGTCCCCCAGCGAACGACCCACGCGGTCAACATAAATCGTTGCGACGTTCCGGTTCTGTTGAAGGAACTTAAAACTATTAAGGCCATTATGGACGGGTACGATTACGAAGCCAAACACAGCGAGCTCAAGTGA
- the LOC6043442 gene encoding uncharacterized protein LOC6043442, whose protein sequence is MVRVTAYVHQPEYNYSHRYKNLTLLSEDVKRFLLEYDQIILHKDLYRGIFHIQLREVREKVKELLRKFEAAPYDDGRAKNEKELFCCKLRFDDTVDLRRHYRAVHNEPFVRFANVLELKSSLAKLTHMRHRLTNYITYGEEKTLTLITNLKRMLTKISATLKF, encoded by the exons ATGGTTCGAGTAACTGCTTACGTTCATCAACCTGAATATAATTACAGTCACAgatataaaaat TTAACTCTACTAAGCGAAGATGTGAAACGCTTCCTGCTGGAGTACGACCAAATCATTCTGCACAAGGACCTCTATCGAGGGATTTTCCACATCCAGTTGCGGGAAGTTCGAGAAAAAGTGAAGGAACTGTTGCGCAAATTTGAGGCCGCCCCGTACGACGATGGCAGGGCCAAGAACGAGAAGGAGCTTTTTTGTTGCAAG CTTCGATTCGATGACACAGTGGATCTGAGAAGGCATTACCGTGCTGTTCATAATGAGCCGTTTGTGAGGTTTGCTAATGTGCTGGAG CTCAAATCCTCGCTGGCTAAGCTGACCCACATGCGCCACCGGTTGACCAACTACATCACCTACGGCGAAGAGAAAACCCTCACACTGATCACCAATTTGAAGCGAATGTTGACAAAGATTTCAGCCACATTGAAGTTCTAG
- the LOC6043440 gene encoding uncharacterized protein LOC6043440 produces MAEEAPKEPEAPKEPEAPKEPEASKEPEAAKEPEAPKEAQPAPAAADGAEGAEVEKSGEDQNGENVNPDEEGAEKVDGEEEGEREPEPEPEEPPAPKPPTKFDLLHEFFKTTDEFMNQFDEMVANRGKCRSVYLKNLNPLRDSLVELLHRFGVFTRNWLPHDDKNREHIKCCGEQEHLFDTDEFEEHYEEVHEKDNEAIVIPEQEIMEAYQEAVEDYIAVGVVVNDELMYRLRRILRKSNLVLTGVWS; encoded by the exons ATGGCGGAGGAAGCCCCAAAGGAACCGGAAGCACCAAAAGAGCCGGAAGCCCCAAAGGAACCGGAAGCATCAAAAGAGCCGGAAGCTGCGAAAGAACCAGAAGCTCCAAAGGAAGCGCAACCAGCACCGGCAGCTGCTGATGGCGCAGAAGGCGCCGAAGTGGAGAAGTCCGGTGAAGACCAGAACggtgaaaatgtaaatccagacgaAGAAGGCGCTGAAAAAGTGGATGGAGAAGAAGAGGGCGAGCGAGAACCGGAACCGGAACCGGAAGAGCCTCCTGCGCCCAAGCCGCCAACTAAGTTTGATTTG TTGCACGAGTTCTTCAAGACGACCGATGAGTTTATGAATCAGTTTGACGAAATGGTCGCCAACAGGGGCAAGTGTCGATCGGTTTATTTAAAGAACCTGAACCCGCTGAGGGATTCGCTGGTGGAATTGCTGCACCGGTTTGGTGTGTTTACGCGAAACTGGTTGCCCCATGATGACAAAAACCGGGAACACATCAAGTGCTGTGGAGAG CAGGAGCACCTTTTCGACACTGACGAATTTGAGGAACATTATGAAGAAGTTCACGAAAAAGACAATGAAGCCATAGTGATACCAGAG cAAGAAATTATGGAAGCCTATCAGGAAGCTGTCGAGGATTACATCGCAGTGGGAGTCGTTGTAAACGACGAGCTGATGTACCGGCTACGGAGAATTTTAAGAAAGTCCAATCTGGTGCTGACGGGTGTTTGGTCTTAG
- the LOC6043443 gene encoding uncharacterized protein LOC6043443, whose protein sequence is MQQLIQNKDVVKFISETKYFLDEFDTIISHWDLSGNFFLYYLIEIHEGVTQLLARFTTLSLDGVGSREHEHFFKLQCCGTEFHSVKDLRLHHNSCRHKKSGHEEQDNCELKSALLKLAFFNRRVNEYLQYGTVADRYLCLYLKKILKKIMITLDTFAL, encoded by the exons ATGCAGCAACTTATTCAGAATAAAGAT GTTGTGAAGTTCATCTCCGAGACCAAGTACTTCCTGGACGAGTTCGACACGATCATCAGCCACTGGGACCTGTCGGGGAATTTTTTCCTCTACTACCTGATCGAGATCCACGAGGGCGTGACGCAGCTGCTGGCTCGGTTCACGACGCTCTCGTTGGACGGCGTCGGCTCGCGGGAGCACGAGCACTTCTTCAAGCTGCAGTGCTGCGGG ACAGAGTTTCACAGCGTCAAGGATCTGCGGCTGCACCACAATTCGTGTCGTCACAAGAAGTCGGGACACGAGGAACAGGACAATTGCGAG CTTAAATCGGCACTACTCAAACTAGCGTTCTTCAACCGAAGGGTAAACGAGTACCTGCAGTACGGAACGGTCGCCGATCGTTATCTGTGTCTGTATCTGAAGAAGATCCTGAAGAAGATAATGATTACGTTGGACACGTTTGCGCTGTAG
- the LOC6043441 gene encoding uncharacterized protein LOC6043441, which translates to MVAVPIRKRTLDYSHKFRNLIKFSDDVAHFLEEYNQIMQHRHVYRRKFPRHLREIESNLRLLISKFETLRVGGARNQLFQELFCCGTLSETRYDLREHYFQYHNTPRLVHPNIVELRSGHGKLEHFRSRLGEYLAYGTEYTAALMVNLKKLWRCVSITLMIDEPIREHHFNKIDRQIYLWKEVQQREKQD; encoded by the exons ATGGTGGCGGTCCCGATTCGAAAGCGAACCCTGGATTACAGCCACAAATTTCGAAat ctcataaaattttccGACGATGTGGCGCACTTTCTCGAGGAATATAACCAAATCATGCAGCATCGGCACGTCTATCGGCGAAAGTTTCCCCGGCACTTGAGGGAAATCGAGAGCAATTTGAGACTGCTGATTTCAAAGTTTGAAACTTTGAGGGTGGGCGGTGCCCGAAATCAACTGTTTCAAGAGCTGTTTTGTTGTGGG ACTTTATCTGAAACTCGGTATGACTTAAGAGAGCACTACTTTCAATATCATAACACGCCACGATTGGTACATCCCAATATCGTAGAg TTACGCTCCGGTCACGGAAAGTTGGAACACTTCCGGTCACGTCTCGGAGAGTACCTGGCCTACGGAACGGAATACACGGCGGCGCTCATGGTGAACCTGAAGAAACTTTGGAGATGTGTCAGCATCACGTTGATGATTGATGAGCCAATTCGGGAGCATCACTTTAACAAAATAGATCGACAAATTTATCTTTGGAAGGAAGTCCAACAGAGGGAGAAGCAAGATTAA
- the LOC6043444 gene encoding uncharacterized protein LOC6043444, whose amino-acid sequence MILEDTIMYRRSAKTPEDVANWKLVYNFIVETKYFLEHYDSIVETWDLCDQEFMIYLWEVEERLIELLYKYTTVTTDYLRPINLPTVEIKCCNRIFKNSIDLLKHYYTVHHTPAKLNEVRYCEMKAGLLKLDFYRRSLKYYTEYGTWCDHVLCLYLKRIYKKVLHTLEPFRDTRDVLGAADLKGYPSSVSSSSSSSASSNASASGAASVAAMSASSSMVSLVPA is encoded by the exons ATGATCCTAGAGGACACGATTATGTACAGACGGAGTGCCAAGACCCCGGAGGACGTGGCCAATTGGAAGCTGGTGTACAACTTTATCGTCGAAACAAAGTACTTCTTGGAGCACTACGATAGCATCGTCGAGACGTGGGATCTGTGCGATCAGGAGTTTATGATTTATCTGTGGGAGGTCGAGGAACGACTGATCGAGCTGCTGTACAAGTACACAACCGTTACGACCGACTATCTGCGACCGATCAACCTGCCGACGGTGGAGATCAAGTGCTGTAAT agaatcttcaagaattCGATAGACCTCCTCAAGCATTACTACACGGTACACCACACTCCGGCCAAGCTCAATGAGGTCCGGTACTGTGAG ATGAAGGCCGGTCTGCTCAAGTTGGACTTTTACCGGCGCAGCCTCAAGTACTACACCGAGTATGGGACGTGGTGCGATCACGTGCTGTGTCTGTACCTGAAGCGAATCTACAAGAAGGTGCTGCACACGCTGGAACCGTTCCGCGATACGCGCGATGTGCTGGGTGCGGCCGACCTCAAGGGTTATCCCAGCAGTGTGAGCAGTTCGAGTTCGAGCAGTGCTAGTTCTAATGCCAGTGCGTCGGGTGCAGCTAGTGTGGCGGCCATGAGTGCGAGCTCGAGCATGGTGTCGCTGGTTCCGGCGTAG